A stretch of the Planktothricoides raciborskii GIHE-MW2 genome encodes the following:
- the cbiT gene encoding precorrin-6Y C5,15-methyltransferase subunit CbiT: MPCSLWPYISPGISDDLFERLPGIPMSKRETRILLLAHLRLEPNTVLWDIGAGTGTIPVETGLLCPQGRIIAVERDEDVANLIRRNCDRFEVENVQVIEGSAPECLKDLAEPPTRVCIEGANPIKSLLKEVWNYLQPNGRVVATAGNLENLYAISETFSELQVRNIEVVQTSVNRLETRGRNQIFAAIDPSFILSGEKID; this comes from the coding sequence ATGCCTTGTTCTTTGTGGCCGTATATTAGCCCTGGTATTTCTGATGATTTATTTGAACGCTTGCCCGGTATTCCCATGAGCAAAAGAGAAACCAGGATTTTGTTGTTAGCGCATTTGCGTTTAGAACCAAATACCGTCCTCTGGGATATTGGTGCAGGCACGGGAACAATTCCCGTAGAAACTGGTTTATTATGTCCCCAAGGTCGGATTATTGCCGTAGAAAGAGATGAAGATGTGGCTAATTTAATTCGCCGCAACTGCGATCGCTTTGAAGTGGAAAATGTGCAAGTCATTGAAGGCAGTGCCCCCGAATGCCTCAAAGACCTGGCCGAACCACCCACGCGAGTCTGTATTGAAGGGGCAAACCCGATTAAATCTCTGCTCAAAGAAGTCTGGAATTATTTGCAACCCAATGGTCGAGTCGTCGCCACTGCGGGCAATTTAGAAAACTTATATGCTATTTCAGAAACTTTTTCTGAGTTACAAGTGCGTAATATAGAAGTCGTACAAACTTCAGTGAATCGGTTAGAAACCAGAGGCCGAAATCAAATTTTTGCCGCGATCGATCCAAGTTTTATTTTGAGTGGGGAAAAAATTGATTAA
- a CDS encoding phosphatidate cytidylyltransferase: MPVPRIISGIVAVILALGMILLGGWYFTVGLGIIIYLAQLEYVQLVRAKGIIPSAKNTLVLSLILLAISTVSSTLADAMLPLAGTWICFYLLFKPKMATIADISASILGLFYVGYLPTFWVRLRGIENAEYSNLPFGGFWPENWHHLTQIPQGLTITFLSFCCIWAADIGAYIFGKCLGRTPLSEISPKKTVEGSVFGISGSVLVATIGSWYLHWPTWPATGIILGLLIGIAGLLGDLTESLMKRDAGVKDSGTLIPGHGGILDRTDSYIFTGPLVFYFVTLILPLLPN, translated from the coding sequence ATGCCTGTGCCTCGAATTATCAGCGGAATTGTTGCGGTCATCCTCGCTTTAGGGATGATTCTCCTAGGCGGATGGTATTTCACCGTTGGCTTGGGAATTATCATCTATCTAGCTCAACTGGAATATGTGCAGCTAGTTCGAGCGAAGGGCATTATCCCCTCAGCCAAAAATACATTAGTTTTGAGCCTGATTTTACTGGCAATTTCTACGGTATCTTCTACCTTAGCCGATGCCATGTTGCCCCTGGCTGGGACTTGGATTTGTTTCTATCTGCTATTTAAGCCAAAAATGGCCACAATCGCCGATATTTCTGCTTCGATTCTTGGCTTATTTTATGTAGGATATTTGCCCACATTTTGGGTGCGGTTACGGGGAATAGAAAATGCCGAATATAGTAATCTGCCCTTTGGCGGCTTTTGGCCAGAAAATTGGCATCATCTAACCCAAATTCCCCAAGGATTAACGATTACTTTTTTATCCTTCTGTTGTATTTGGGCGGCAGATATTGGCGCCTATATTTTCGGCAAATGCTTAGGCCGTACCCCGCTTTCGGAAATCAGCCCGAAAAAAACCGTTGAAGGTTCGGTATTTGGTATTAGCGGCAGTGTGCTTGTCGCCACTATTGGCTCTTGGTATTTGCACTGGCCAACTTGGCCGGCAACCGGGATTATTTTAGGTCTTTTAATTGGCATTGCCGGTCTTTTGGGTGACTTGACGGAATCCTTAATGAAACGGGATGCGGGGGTGAAAGATTCGGGAACCCTAATTCCCGGACATGGCGGGATTCTCGATCGCACCGATAGCTATATTTTTACCGGCCCATTAGTCTTCTACTTTGTCACCTTAATTTTACCTTTATTACCGAATTAA
- a CDS encoding aminotransferase class I/II-fold pyridoxal phosphate-dependent enzyme produces the protein MPRLDQKSAPLLETLQLMAQSPDAPFYAPGHKRGQGIDSELRTWLGRAMFQADLPELPELDNLFAPQGAIATAQELAAEAYGAAESRFLVNGSTGGIMAAILATCGMGEKIILPRNIHQSVISGLILSGAIPIFISPEYDPEWDLAYSISTSSLVAALAAHPDAKAVMIVNPTYHGICGDILEMAKITHQHGIPLLVDEAHGAHFAFHGDLPIAALAAGADLTVQSTHKVLGAMTQASMLHVQGDLIDRDRLNLALQMVQSSSPSYLLLASLDAARRQMAIAGTELMDKTLALAATARANIATIPGLKVFHGPTLPSPGFSHLDPTRLTVKVTDLGLTGYQADEILHTQLGVTAELPGLQHLTFIISLGNTAADIDRLVAGFRHLSHLHVSPLFKWGGSMLSPEGSGGSIVHPVSPLTPREAFFAAKETLPIEATVGRISAELVCPYPPGIPVLIPGEAIAQNSLEFLQKILANGGTITGCSQPDLTTLKVVISP, from the coding sequence ATGCCTAGACTCGACCAAAAATCAGCCCCATTATTAGAAACCCTGCAATTAATGGCCCAAAGTCCTGATGCCCCATTTTACGCACCAGGGCATAAGCGCGGCCAAGGAATTGACTCAGAATTGCGGACGTGGCTAGGAAGGGCAATGTTTCAAGCCGACTTACCGGAATTACCGGAGTTAGATAACTTGTTTGCCCCCCAGGGCGCGATCGCCACCGCCCAGGAGTTAGCCGCAGAAGCTTATGGCGCTGCCGAAAGTCGCTTTTTGGTCAATGGTTCGACTGGCGGAATTATGGCGGCAATTTTAGCCACCTGTGGTATGGGTGAAAAAATTATTCTGCCCCGCAATATTCATCAATCAGTGATTTCTGGCTTAATCCTCTCTGGGGCGATACCGATTTTTATCTCTCCCGAATACGATCCAGAGTGGGACTTAGCCTATTCTATCTCAACCTCTAGCCTAGTGGCAGCGTTGGCGGCGCACCCCGATGCCAAGGCAGTAATGATCGTCAACCCGACTTATCATGGAATCTGCGGGGATATCCTTGAGATGGCCAAAATTACCCATCAACACGGGATTCCTCTATTAGTCGATGAAGCACATGGAGCACATTTTGCCTTTCATGGGGATTTACCGATCGCCGCATTAGCGGCTGGGGCTGATTTAACGGTGCAATCCACCCATAAAGTCTTAGGGGCGATGACACAAGCTTCTATGTTGCACGTTCAAGGGGATTTAATCGATCGCGATCGGTTAAATCTAGCCCTACAGATGGTGCAATCCAGTAGTCCCAGTTATCTATTGCTGGCTTCTTTGGATGCAGCCCGTCGGCAGATGGCGATCGCCGGTACTGAACTCATGGACAAAACCTTGGCATTAGCGGCAACAGCGCGGGCAAACATAGCCACAATTCCGGGTTTGAAAGTTTTCCACGGGCCAACCCTGCCCAGTCCGGGGTTTTCTCACCTCGATCCCACTCGTTTAACCGTGAAAGTCACAGATTTAGGACTCACCGGCTATCAAGCGGATGAAATTTTGCATACACAACTGGGTGTAACCGCCGAGTTACCGGGATTACAGCATCTAACTTTTATTATTAGTCTGGGAAATACGGCGGCAGACATCGATCGCCTGGTGGCTGGTTTCAGGCATTTGTCCCACCTCCATGTCTCCCCCCTTTTTAAGTGGGGGGGATCGATGCTTTCCCCGGAAGGTTCGGGGGGATCGATCGTCCATCCCGTGTCACCATTGACCCCGCGAGAGGCTTTCTTTGCTGCCAAGGAAACTTTACCCATTGAAGCCACCGTAGGGCGCATTAGCGCCGAGTTGGTTTGTCCTTATCCCCCCGGAATTCCCGTATTAATACCTGGAGAGGCGATCGCGCAGAATTCTTTAGAATTCTTACAAAAAATTCTGGCGAATGGTGGGACAATAACTGGGTGTAGTCAGCCGGATCTGACCACGCTAAAAGTAGTCATTAGTCCTTAA
- a CDS encoding adenylate/guanylate cyclase domain-containing protein, giving the protein MQNLRQHFSATNLKGFQQKPVKQNHHRGELNITGKFTLAFFGLLLLLAGVATTGWVSLTFVRRETEAAIITSSKLQGLVFRIKAEFDDAREAERQFFQNWSRTDLREETQAQVDKHQQSVEKLLRHCDELQKLLSGVNISPALRKSHPQVIAYVEMIINYRDRFREAVNLVAELDMNESGAIARLEQKSDLLRDTLLLEEDPEIIALYNQMKAEEKEYFLNRSYPAINALEKTRELLAEHIVKLRTFDPERQARSLVYLRDYQGILQKIVSLDLEIQNKIESFEQQASELSEKLIVFSNEEIERARLQIEATSRAATMLLVAALVLALVLAAAIAEQFWWALKQLETEKEKSERLLLNILPSPIAERLKEEEQVIADNFPEVTVLFADIAGFTPLSASLPPTKLVQLLNEIFSAFDALVEKHELEKIKTIGDAYMVVGGLPYPDANHAIEIAEMALDMQRVIKDFNQRHQTNLNMRIGINTGPVVAGVIGTKKFIYDLWGDTVNTASRMESHGIVGDIQITDSTYQQLRDNYVIEKRGVIEVKGKGDMTTYLLKQRKMSSVITVQPSIHQARSN; this is encoded by the coding sequence ATGCAGAATTTGCGTCAACACTTCTCGGCCACGAATCTTAAGGGTTTTCAGCAAAAACCAGTAAAACAAAATCATCACCGGGGTGAACTGAATATCACCGGAAAATTTACTTTAGCGTTTTTTGGTTTGTTATTATTATTGGCTGGGGTCGCCACAACCGGGTGGGTATCTTTGACTTTTGTCCGCCGGGAAACCGAAGCGGCGATTATTACCAGTAGTAAACTCCAAGGATTAGTATTTAGAATTAAAGCAGAATTCGATGACGCTCGTGAGGCAGAGAGACAATTTTTTCAGAATTGGTCTAGGACGGATTTACGAGAAGAAACCCAAGCACAGGTAGACAAACATCAGCAATCTGTTGAAAAATTATTGCGTCATTGCGATGAGTTGCAAAAGTTACTTTCTGGGGTGAATATAAGTCCCGCTTTGCGAAAATCTCATCCCCAGGTTATTGCTTATGTAGAAATGATTATTAACTATCGCGATCGCTTTCGAGAAGCGGTGAATTTAGTGGCCGAATTAGATATGAATGAAAGCGGGGCGATCGCTCGTTTGGAGCAAAAATCCGATTTATTGCGGGATACTTTACTGCTAGAAGAAGACCCGGAAATTATTGCCTTATATAATCAGATGAAGGCTGAGGAGAAAGAATATTTTTTAAACCGCAGCTATCCGGCAATTAATGCTCTAGAAAAAACTCGAGAACTCTTGGCTGAACATATTGTCAAACTCAGAACATTTGATCCAGAAAGACAAGCTCGATCTTTAGTTTATCTGAGAGATTATCAAGGAATTTTGCAGAAAATTGTCAGCCTGGATCTGGAAATTCAGAATAAGATTGAAAGCTTTGAACAGCAAGCGTCTGAATTGTCTGAGAAACTGATTGTCTTCTCTAACGAAGAAATTGAACGCGCCAGACTTCAGATAGAAGCCACCAGTCGAGCCGCTACGATGTTATTAGTAGCCGCTTTGGTTTTAGCATTGGTCTTAGCCGCTGCGATCGCCGAGCAATTTTGGTGGGCACTGAAACAACTAGAAACCGAAAAAGAAAAATCGGAACGCTTACTATTAAATATTCTACCCTCCCCGATTGCCGAACGCCTCAAAGAAGAAGAACAAGTGATTGCCGATAACTTTCCAGAAGTCACCGTATTATTTGCGGATATTGCTGGATTTACGCCCCTCTCTGCTTCCTTACCCCCCACAAAATTAGTCCAATTGCTCAATGAAATCTTTTCTGCGTTTGATGCCTTAGTTGAAAAGCATGAGTTAGAAAAAATTAAAACCATTGGCGATGCCTATATGGTGGTCGGTGGGTTGCCCTATCCCGACGCAAATCATGCGATCGAGATCGCAGAAATGGCCTTAGATATGCAACGAGTTATTAAAGATTTCAACCAACGACATCAAACCAATCTCAATATGCGGATTGGGATTAATACTGGCCCCGTCGTAGCGGGAGTCATTGGCACCAAAAAATTTATCTACGATCTCTGGGGGGATACCGTTAATACAGCCAGTCGCATGGAATCCCACGGCATCGTTGGCGACATTCAAATAACCGACTCCACCTATCAGCAATTACGTGATAATTATGTAATTGAAAAACGCGGAGTCATTGAAGTAAAAGGCAAAGGAGACATGACAACTTATTTACTCAAACAACGGAAAATGTCATCGGTGATTACTGTACAGCCTTCGATTCATCAAGCCCGTTCAAATTAA
- a CDS encoding RodZ domain-containing protein, whose product MKTSQKSEQLINEQTKQAQIREKQVAKLAEIGAQLRQTRLEQSISLEEVAVHTMIRLQMLQAIEEGKLERLPEPIYIQGLLLRYAKFLGFDGRAIAQDFPISQKRFVLKKFWFDLFSYLPRFKFRPVHLYLVYLATIILSVQTLSKQLDQSATQRANQEPGSKTVALVATQPSGSAVPPKNPVVQNSFLANPLNATQQSAQKPSPPAQEFNKFGGQGVKVGLTLKDASWIVIEADGKMEFEGMLPSGTQRTWEASEKLVVVAGNAGGVLLAVNNGKAEQMGAQGQVIQREVLISRP is encoded by the coding sequence ATGAAAACCAGTCAAAAGTCTGAACAACTGATTAACGAACAAACAAAACAGGCACAAATTCGGGAAAAACAGGTGGCTAAACTGGCGGAAATTGGCGCTCAACTCCGTCAAACCCGCTTGGAACAGTCGATCTCCCTGGAAGAAGTGGCGGTGCATACGATGATTCGACTGCAAATGCTTCAGGCGATTGAAGAAGGGAAACTGGAAAGATTACCTGAACCGATCTATATTCAAGGGTTACTGTTACGATATGCCAAGTTTTTGGGCTTCGATGGCAGGGCGATCGCCCAGGATTTTCCCATCAGCCAAAAAAGATTTGTTTTGAAGAAATTTTGGTTTGATTTGTTTAGTTATTTACCCCGCTTCAAATTTCGCCCCGTACATTTATATCTAGTTTATCTGGCTACAATTATCCTATCGGTGCAAACTTTATCCAAGCAACTGGATCAATCAGCCACCCAAAGGGCTAACCAAGAACCAGGGAGCAAAACCGTTGCACTGGTAGCAACTCAGCCATCTGGATCTGCGGTGCCACCAAAGAATCCCGTAGTTCAAAACTCCTTTTTGGCCAACCCACTAAACGCCACACAGCAATCAGCCCAGAAACCGAGTCCCCCAGCACAGGAGTTCAATAAATTTGGGGGGCAAGGAGTAAAAGTTGGACTGACTTTGAAAGATGCTTCTTGGATCGTGATTGAAGCAGACGGCAAAATGGAATTTGAGGGAATGTTGCCCTCCGGCACTCAGCGCACTTGGGAAGCTTCGGAGAAACTGGTGGTGGTGGCAGGGAATGCCGGAGGGGTTTTGTTAGCGGTCAATAATGGCAAAGCGGAACAAATGGGCGCCCAGGGACAAGTGATCCAAAGGGAAGTGCTGATTTCTCGACCCTAA
- a CDS encoding NUDIX hydrolase, with protein sequence MTYRNPAPTVDIIIELIDRPGRPIVLIERQNPPLGWALPGGFVDYGESVETAAVREALEETSLSVELIEQFYVYSDPDRDPRQHTLSVVFIASAIGEPKAADDAKHLQLFEIWQLPQQLCFDHDRILKDYCYYRRYGQRPRI encoded by the coding sequence ATGACTTATCGCAATCCCGCTCCCACCGTTGACATTATTATTGAACTGATCGATCGCCCCGGTCGTCCCATTGTGCTGATCGAACGGCAAAATCCGCCTCTGGGTTGGGCGTTACCCGGTGGCTTTGTGGACTACGGCGAATCGGTGGAAACTGCGGCGGTTCGAGAGGCCCTGGAAGAAACCAGTTTATCAGTAGAATTAATTGAACAATTTTATGTGTATTCTGACCCCGATCGCGATCCCAGGCAACATACCCTGAGTGTGGTATTTATTGCTAGTGCGATCGGTGAACCAAAAGCTGCGGATGATGCCAAACATTTACAACTTTTTGAAATTTGGCAATTACCCCAACAATTATGTTTCGATCACGATCGCATTCTCAAAGATTATTGTTATTATCGACGTTACGGACAACGACCCAGAATTTAA
- the malQ gene encoding 4-alpha-glucanotransferase, which produces MPFPRSSGILLHPTSFPSRFGIGDLGIEARKFIDFLAESRQKFWQILPLGPTGYGNSPYMCYSAMAGNAMLISLDRLLEDGLLAFEDLTDLPEFPADRVDFERAIAFKMPLLKKACENFKDKATSKQQEAFQKFCYDKSYWLDDYALFMAIKETLNGASWHTWEPDLAKRKPAVLEQWRRRLPGEIFFRKFLQFEFFRQWSELKSYANKRGIQIIGDIPIYVAHDSADVWAHPEIFCLDMKTGEPAGMAGVPPDYFSPTGQLWGNPVYLWNRLEKTDFHWWVERFRSMLAYVDVIRIDHFRGFESFWNVRQGETTAMNGKWIKAKGEQLLEVIKQKLGKLPIIAEDLGVITPEVDALRDKFEFPGMKILHFAFGSGAGNPYLPFNFYNRNCVVYTGTHDNDTTVGWFNQMPEHERLGALAYLGPVRSWGIHWDLIQVALSSVANQAIIPVQDLLGLDTQARMNVPSKPSGNWAWRYEFGALTPEIRDRLKMMTETFGR; this is translated from the coding sequence ATGCCTTTTCCCAGATCGAGCGGTATTTTGCTTCATCCCACGTCTTTTCCCAGTCGATTCGGTATCGGGGATTTAGGGATAGAAGCGCGTAAATTCATTGATTTTTTAGCAGAAAGTCGCCAAAAGTTTTGGCAAATCTTGCCCCTTGGGCCAACGGGGTATGGTAATTCTCCTTATATGTGCTATTCAGCAATGGCGGGGAATGCTATGCTAATTAGCCTCGATCGCCTTCTTGAAGATGGTTTGCTTGCCTTTGAGGATTTGACCGATCTGCCAGAATTTCCAGCGGATCGAGTAGATTTTGAACGGGCGATCGCCTTCAAAATGCCTCTACTGAAAAAAGCCTGCGAAAATTTCAAGGACAAAGCCACCAGCAAACAACAAGAAGCGTTTCAAAAGTTTTGCTACGACAAATCCTATTGGCTGGATGACTATGCCTTATTTATGGCCATCAAAGAAACCTTAAATGGGGCCAGTTGGCATACTTGGGAACCAGACCTAGCCAAACGCAAGCCCGCAGTCTTAGAACAATGGCGGCGGCGTTTACCCGGAGAGATTTTTTTCCGTAAATTTCTTCAGTTTGAATTTTTCCGCCAATGGTCAGAACTTAAATCTTATGCCAACAAACGAGGCATTCAGATTATTGGCGATATTCCTATATATGTCGCCCACGATAGTGCCGATGTTTGGGCCCATCCAGAAATCTTTTGCCTAGACATGAAAACTGGCGAACCCGCAGGCATGGCAGGAGTGCCACCAGATTATTTTAGTCCTACAGGTCAGCTTTGGGGCAACCCAGTGTATCTCTGGAACCGACTAGAAAAAACCGATTTCCATTGGTGGGTAGAACGATTTCGTTCCATGTTAGCTTATGTGGATGTGATTCGCATCGACCATTTCCGAGGCTTTGAGTCTTTTTGGAATGTCCGCCAAGGGGAAACCACGGCCATGAATGGTAAGTGGATTAAAGCAAAGGGAGAACAGTTACTAGAAGTAATTAAGCAAAAATTGGGTAAATTGCCAATTATTGCGGAAGATTTAGGGGTGATTACCCCAGAGGTAGACGCACTGCGGGATAAGTTTGAATTTCCAGGGATGAAAATCTTGCACTTTGCCTTCGGTTCGGGAGCAGGAAATCCTTATTTGCCGTTTAATTTCTACAACCGAAATTGTGTAGTTTATACCGGCACCCATGACAATGACACCACCGTTGGCTGGTTTAATCAAATGCCGGAACATGAACGCTTGGGCGCTTTGGCTTATTTAGGCCCTGTTCGGTCTTGGGGAATTCATTGGGATTTAATTCAAGTAGCCCTGTCTTCAGTGGCGAATCAAGCGATTATTCCGGTTCAGGATCTTTTAGGACTGGACACCCAAGCCCGGATGAATGTGCCGAGTAAGCCTTCAGGGAACTGGGCATGGCGCTATGAGTTTGGGGCGCTGACTCCAGAAATCCGCGATCGCCTAAAAATGATGACCGAAACATTCGGACGCTGA
- a CDS encoding Uma2 family endonuclease, whose protein sequence is MPTLPIALKSHYNIYNLSEDYPMLQTLTKKTYTFEEYLEYHDNTDLKYELVNGELIPMPTPSGLHADIMVFLFKQFDKEIERLGLDWKVRPGNIGVRTSFNKSRIPDLVIITESQRQELREMTSAVLKSPPLLAVEIVSPGNAIDDYRYKQSEYAVREIPEYWIVDPVEAKVSVLKLVYGLYDITEFSENQEIKSSMFPELTLTVEQVLNADN, encoded by the coding sequence TTGCCTACCTTACCCATTGCCTTAAAATCCCATTACAATATATATAACTTATCGGAGGATTATCCCATGCTGCAAACCCTCACCAAAAAAACTTACACCTTTGAGGAATATCTGGAATACCATGATAATACCGATCTCAAATATGAACTTGTAAACGGAGAACTCATCCCCATGCCAACTCCCAGTGGACTGCACGCAGATATCATGGTCTTTCTGTTTAAGCAATTCGACAAAGAGATTGAAAGACTTGGTTTGGACTGGAAAGTCAGACCTGGAAATATCGGCGTTCGCACCTCTTTCAATAAATCCAGAATTCCCGATTTAGTAATTATCACAGAAAGCCAACGCCAAGAACTCAGAGAAATGACTTCTGCGGTACTGAAATCTCCCCCTTTATTAGCCGTAGAAATTGTCAGTCCGGGCAATGCGATCGATGATTATCGTTACAAACAATCTGAGTACGCAGTGCGGGAAATTCCTGAATATTGGATTGTCGATCCAGTTGAGGCAAAAGTGTCTGTATTAAAGCTGGTGTATGGACTCTATGATATCACAGAATTTAGCGAAAATCAAGAGATAAAATCCTCAATGTTCCCAGAATTAACCCTAACGGTTGAACAAGTTTTAAATGCTGATAATTAG
- a CDS encoding pseudouridine synthase, producing the protein MQTRLQKILSQWGIASRRQAETMIQQGRVRVNGQIVHLGQTANPEVDRIEVDGRIVKPSDRPELVYLLLYKPAGVVSTCSDPRGRPTVLDLLPLPMQNQGIHPVGRLDFHSTGALLLTNDGELTYQLTHPKHGISKTYQVWVKGHPPASVLANWRAGVLLDGRQTLPAEVQMLKQDRKINQTLLQVVLKEGRNRQIRRVAALLGYPVVELHRSEIGPITLRSPTENLSPLSPGDYRPLTSKEIDFLQSQISWSKTD; encoded by the coding sequence ATGCAAACTAGACTGCAAAAAATCTTATCTCAATGGGGAATTGCCTCTCGTCGTCAAGCGGAAACCATGATTCAGCAAGGACGAGTGAGGGTCAATGGTCAAATTGTCCATCTGGGACAAACGGCCAACCCCGAAGTGGATCGAATTGAGGTCGATGGTCGAATCGTTAAACCCAGCGATCGGCCTGAATTGGTCTATTTGTTACTTTATAAACCTGCGGGGGTTGTGTCTACTTGTTCTGATCCCCGGGGACGCCCCACGGTCTTGGATTTGCTGCCGTTACCGATGCAAAACCAAGGCATTCATCCCGTGGGTCGCTTAGATTTTCATAGCACGGGAGCGTTATTGTTGACCAATGATGGGGAGTTAACTTATCAATTGACCCATCCAAAACATGGAATTTCTAAAACTTATCAGGTCTGGGTGAAAGGTCATCCCCCGGCATCAGTGTTGGCAAATTGGCGAGCCGGAGTTCTACTGGATGGTCGCCAAACTCTACCTGCTGAAGTTCAGATGTTAAAACAGGATCGGAAAATCAATCAAACTCTTTTGCAAGTGGTACTCAAGGAGGGACGCAATCGACAAATTCGCCGCGTGGCGGCTTTGCTGGGTTATCCCGTGGTTGAGTTACATCGCAGTGAGATCGGGCCGATTACGCTGCGATCGCCCACCGAGAACTTATCCCCCTTATCCCCTGGTGACTATCGCCCTTTGACCTCCAAGGAAATTGATTTTTTACAAAGTCAAATTTCTTGGAGTAAAACTGATTAG
- a CDS encoding DUF2993 domain-containing protein yields the protein MSSNLILSKSAKTLDAVKEVSPKSGKLTGKLISKILAPALKFWLRSQLDAIENLQLTISGGNRQILSGSIPGVLISASHAIYQGISLSQIWLEGTGIRFNIREVLQGQPLHLIDPVPINAQLQFTQGDIDASLASPLFNQAMQEFLDSWLHSVVNSWEQLQINLGQDKLTLTGLCQPAMLHPQSYANAIAETEGKKSAVLQMGLEIRNGHQLYLVNPQLHIAGQEIIYLEHFSWDFGSSVMISQLTLLPGQLTCQGQIMVTP from the coding sequence ATGAGTTCTAACCTTATTTTGTCTAAATCAGCAAAAACATTAGATGCCGTCAAGGAAGTTTCACCCAAGTCAGGAAAACTAACCGGAAAACTAATTAGTAAAATTCTGGCGCCCGCCCTAAAGTTTTGGTTGCGATCGCAACTAGACGCCATCGAAAACTTGCAATTAACCATTTCCGGTGGCAACCGGCAAATCCTTTCCGGGTCAATTCCTGGGGTATTAATTTCTGCCAGTCATGCCATTTATCAAGGCATTAGCTTGAGTCAAATATGGTTAGAAGGGACAGGAATTCGTTTCAATATTAGAGAAGTGCTCCAAGGGCAACCTCTGCATCTAATCGATCCCGTTCCCATTAATGCCCAGCTACAGTTTACTCAAGGGGATATTGATGCTTCTTTAGCATCCCCGTTATTTAACCAAGCTATGCAAGAATTTTTAGACTCTTGGTTACATTCTGTGGTCAACTCTTGGGAACAGTTACAAATTAATTTAGGCCAAGATAAATTAACATTGACGGGACTTTGCCAACCAGCGATGCTGCATCCGCAAAGCTACGCGAACGCGATCGCGGAGACAGAAGGGAAAAAATCGGCGGTCCTCCAGATGGGGTTAGAAATCAGAAATGGCCATCAACTCTATTTAGTCAACCCTCAGTTACATATTGCCGGACAAGAGATAATTTATTTAGAACATTTTTCCTGGGATTTCGGGTCATCGGTGATGATTTCCCAATTAACTTTGCTGCCCGGTCAGCTAACTTGTCAAGGGCAAATCATGGTGACGCCGTAA